The proteins below are encoded in one region of Streptomyces marianii:
- a CDS encoding inositol-3-phosphate synthase gives MITNNESLVLGAGPADGSTADPKQEMSEREGHLLHRPPRCGVSPHGWRTPVDGERSLPAPVERPGPERHEHDVDAGGTGVWLIGARGSVATTTMVGSLALSAGLVDPTGCVTALPCFHRSALPGYDQLVFGGHDPAQTTVLKRAEHLVAAGVLPGHVVEALEDELVRLDASIAVVPTRRTQGETAEAIAADLAAFRDRHGLSRVVVVHLAPTEGPLEPHPAHADPASLHAALSTGETVLPSSSLYAFAAFTAGCPFVDFTPCTGARLPALEALAARADVPHAGSDGKTGETLVKSVLAPMFAQRHLRVHSWSGLNVLGGGDGANLADGAANGTKAASKRQVLAGALGYQPEGPLCIEYVPDIGDFKTAWDLISFTGFLGTRMRMEFTWHGCDSALAAPLVLDLVRLTAAAHAAGRSGPLRELAFFFKDPVGSDRHGLAEQWRDLLDFASALPTGGTR, from the coding sequence ATGATCACGAACAACGAGTCGCTGGTCCTCGGGGCTGGTCCCGCCGATGGATCCACCGCCGACCCGAAGCAGGAGATGTCGGAGCGCGAAGGGCACCTGCTCCACCGCCCACCGCGTTGTGGTGTCTCTCCGCATGGATGGAGGACCCCCGTGGACGGTGAACGCTCCCTGCCCGCTCCGGTGGAGCGGCCCGGGCCGGAACGGCACGAGCACGACGTCGACGCGGGGGGCACCGGCGTATGGCTGATCGGAGCCCGCGGTTCCGTGGCGACGACCACCATGGTCGGGTCGCTGGCGCTCAGCGCGGGGCTCGTGGACCCGACAGGCTGTGTCACGGCGCTGCCCTGCTTCCACCGGTCGGCCCTTCCGGGCTATGACCAGCTGGTCTTCGGCGGTCACGACCCCGCGCAGACCACCGTGCTCAAGCGGGCCGAGCACCTCGTCGCGGCAGGCGTACTGCCCGGCCATGTGGTGGAGGCGCTTGAGGACGAGCTCGTCCGGCTCGATGCGAGCATCGCCGTCGTGCCCACCCGGCGGACCCAGGGCGAGACCGCCGAGGCGATCGCCGCGGACCTGGCCGCCTTCCGCGACCGGCATGGCTTGAGCAGGGTCGTCGTGGTGCACCTGGCACCTACCGAGGGGCCCCTGGAACCCCATCCGGCGCACGCTGACCCCGCTTCACTGCATGCCGCGCTGTCGACCGGCGAAACGGTTCTGCCCTCGAGCTCACTGTATGCCTTCGCGGCGTTCACCGCGGGCTGCCCGTTCGTGGACTTCACTCCCTGCACGGGCGCACGCCTTCCCGCACTGGAAGCACTCGCAGCCAGGGCCGATGTGCCACACGCCGGATCGGACGGCAAGACCGGTGAAACGCTGGTGAAGTCCGTGCTGGCGCCCATGTTCGCCCAACGTCATCTTCGGGTCCACTCCTGGTCGGGCCTGAACGTACTGGGCGGAGGCGACGGCGCGAACCTCGCGGACGGCGCGGCCAACGGAACGAAGGCGGCCAGCAAGCGGCAGGTTCTCGCCGGAGCGCTCGGCTACCAGCCCGAGGGCCCCCTCTGCATCGAGTACGTGCCGGACATCGGCGACTTCAAGACCGCCTGGGACCTGATCTCCTTCACGGGTTTCCTCGGTACCAGGATGCGCATGGAGTTCACCTGGCACGGCTGTGACTCCGCGTTGGCGGCACCCCTGGTGCTCGACCTGGTGCGGCTGACCGCTGCGGCCCACGCTGCTGGCCGGTCCGGGCCGCTGCGCGAACTGGCCTTCTTCTTCAAGGACCCTGTCGGGTCCGACCGCCACGGCCTGGCGGAGCAGTGGCGCGACCTGCTGGACTTCGCCTCGGCGCTCCCCACCGGCGGAACCCGGTGA
- a CDS encoding FAD-dependent monooxygenase: MVERGLRAAVAGAGIGGLSAAVALLRAGAEVTLYEQANGYRGLGSGLHLGPNGTRILRHWGLAERVEAVAVRPQAFEVRHWRDGSRLARRPMGKAWEEEFGAPYYTIHRADLHEILVDEVRCRAELQSGRRLTSIDADDHEVRLRFADHSQAAADVVVGADGIHSVVREFVSPGAVRVFSGSSTLRGLVPADAVPALPPRTILMWPGPDARILCFPVSGGRAWTLAAVVPEKHRLEESWDAQGQPGELADRLAGWHGEVLEAVRALTGTQRLTLYDREPLKLWSTGRVTLLGDAAHPMLPHHGQGASQAMEDAVALAHFLAGRGRTGRRDGGTSTGRAVEDALLRYESFRLPHTTRVQLGSRGSGPASDAAGMGGVYENVLARMVEEVSWTYAYDVREALRKGVAKTGR, encoded by the coding sequence GTGGTTGAGCGCGGACTGAGGGCGGCGGTGGCGGGAGCGGGAATCGGAGGGCTGTCGGCCGCGGTTGCCCTTCTGCGAGCAGGCGCCGAGGTGACCCTCTACGAGCAGGCGAACGGATACCGGGGACTGGGATCCGGTCTGCACCTCGGTCCCAACGGCACCCGCATCCTGCGCCATTGGGGCCTTGCAGAAAGAGTGGAAGCCGTAGCGGTACGGCCGCAGGCCTTCGAGGTCCGGCACTGGAGGGACGGCAGTCGCCTGGCCCGTCGCCCCATGGGAAAGGCCTGGGAGGAGGAGTTCGGAGCCCCCTACTACACGATTCACCGCGCCGATCTGCACGAGATTCTGGTCGATGAGGTCCGGTGCCGAGCGGAGTTGCAGTCCGGACGCCGTCTCACCTCGATCGACGCCGATGACCACGAGGTCCGGCTTCGGTTCGCAGATCACAGCCAGGCCGCGGCCGACGTGGTGGTGGGCGCGGACGGTATCCACTCGGTCGTCCGGGAATTCGTCAGCCCGGGCGCGGTGCGCGTCTTCTCGGGCAGCAGTACTCTGCGCGGTCTCGTCCCTGCGGACGCGGTCCCCGCTCTTCCGCCGCGAACGATCCTGATGTGGCCCGGCCCGGACGCACGAATCCTGTGCTTCCCCGTCAGCGGGGGACGCGCATGGACGCTCGCGGCCGTGGTCCCTGAGAAGCATCGGCTCGAGGAGTCCTGGGACGCCCAGGGGCAGCCCGGCGAACTGGCCGACCGACTCGCGGGGTGGCACGGCGAGGTGCTGGAGGCCGTACGTGCCCTGACGGGTACGCAGCGTCTAACGCTGTACGACCGGGAGCCCCTGAAGCTCTGGTCGACCGGCAGGGTCACACTGCTCGGTGACGCAGCTCATCCGATGCTGCCCCACCACGGGCAAGGGGCAAGCCAGGCGATGGAGGACGCCGTTGCTCTGGCTCACTTCCTTGCCGGGCGTGGGCGCACCGGCCGGCGAGACGGCGGCACTTCGACCGGGCGGGCGGTGGAGGACGCACTGCTGCGCTACGAGTCGTTCCGTCTGCCGCACACCACCCGGGTGCAGCTGGGCTCGCGCGGGAGCGGGCCCGCCTCGGACGCGGCGGGGATGGGCGGCGTGTATGAGAACGTTCTGGCCAGAATGGTGGAGGAAGTCTCCTGGACCTATGCCTACGACGTGCGTGAGGCGCTGAGGAAGGGCGTCGCCAAGACGGGCCGCTGA
- a CDS encoding cytochrome P450 codes for MPSGDVARLVVRYDDVRQVLSDPRFTRELHGGDAPRFLPGVDFTTTEPDLLINVDGSRHQRLRRIAARAFSQAHVEGWKPRVEQIVDELIDQLIDHGPKADFVQQFAMPLSASVMCELLGVPKDGHERLNTGARALFTVARNEAETSLVRSQIEAYTQYVEEIIEVARDTSGTSLVHDLIAARDGADSLTKPELVNMVLMLITGGLATTSNIMTRAVVTLLGLPGLYRSMATAPREGVEAVVEELLRRHSVALSTVRVAKEEVELASGAVHAGEAVLASVEAANHDPTVFTRPAVCDPSRYVDRTAERHLAFGHGPHFCLGANLARLEFRLSLVALARRLPGLRLDVNPEDITWGVFMRSPETLPVRW; via the coding sequence ATGCCGAGCGGTGACGTGGCGCGTCTCGTGGTCCGCTATGACGACGTCAGGCAGGTCCTGTCCGACCCCCGTTTCACCAGGGAACTGCACGGCGGCGATGCGCCGCGCTTCCTGCCGGGAGTCGATTTCACCACCACCGAACCGGACCTCCTCATCAATGTGGACGGCTCCCGCCACCAGCGACTGCGACGCATCGCCGCGAGGGCGTTCTCCCAGGCCCATGTCGAGGGGTGGAAACCCCGCGTTGAACAGATCGTCGACGAGCTGATCGACCAGCTGATCGACCATGGGCCGAAGGCGGACTTCGTCCAGCAGTTCGCCATGCCGCTGTCGGCGTCGGTCATGTGCGAGCTGCTCGGTGTACCCAAGGACGGACACGAGCGGTTGAACACCGGGGCAAGGGCGTTGTTCACCGTGGCGAGGAACGAGGCCGAGACCTCGCTGGTCAGATCGCAGATCGAGGCGTACACCCAGTACGTCGAGGAGATCATCGAGGTCGCCCGGGACACCTCGGGCACAAGCCTCGTCCATGATCTGATCGCGGCGCGGGACGGGGCGGACTCCCTCACGAAGCCGGAACTCGTCAACATGGTCCTCATGCTCATCACGGGGGGCCTGGCGACGACTTCGAACATCATGACCCGCGCGGTTGTCACACTGCTGGGCCTGCCCGGGCTCTATCGCAGCATGGCCACCGCCCCGCGCGAAGGTGTCGAGGCCGTCGTCGAGGAACTTCTTCGCCGCCACTCCGTCGCCCTCTCCACGGTGAGGGTGGCGAAGGAGGAGGTGGAACTCGCTTCCGGCGCGGTCCACGCCGGTGAGGCGGTGCTGGCATCGGTGGAGGCGGCCAATCACGATCCCACGGTCTTCACGCGGCCCGCGGTTTGTGATCCGTCCAGGTACGTGGACCGAACGGCAGAGCGTCACCTGGCCTTCGGCCATGGACCGCACTTCTGTCTGGGAGCGAACCTCGCGCGCCTCGAGTTCAGGCTCTCCCTCGTCGCACTCGCCCGCAGACTGCCCGGGCTGCGACTGGACGTGAACCCTGAGGACATCACCTGGGGTGTCTTCATGCGCAGCCCCGAGACATTGCCTGTTCGCTGGTGA